From Echeneis naucrates chromosome 7, fEcheNa1.1, whole genome shotgun sequence, one genomic window encodes:
- the larp4aa gene encoding la ribonucleoprotein 4Aa isoform X3 — MSSDQSGEPPLLQEEADPGPKTGGKDEAPLRSEGGSGGMVTSKGAGLNPNAKVWQEMPVAPSETVTNSPHWAPSDMSEGYSEPSSAGCKQYTVGFTALDDSSSTATAEIAVNGMDPPELGFSPVESTTGTSGDSKAEEQPISSENLRESLKKELEFYFSRENLSKDLYLMSQMDSDQFVPIWTIASMEGIKVLTTDMDLILDVLRSSPMVQVDEKGEKVRPNHKRCIIILREVPETTPVEEVESLFKNDNCPKVISVEFAHNNNWYITFQSDTDAQQAYKYLREEVKTFQGKPIMARIKAINTFFAKNGYRSMDSSLYTQQSQSQSQYSSPLYMQHIYPQQQYPVYGIVPPTWTPSPTPYFETPLAPFPNSSFVNGFGSAGHYKTGSSSLNITRQFNRNRVPLYSRKNVINAFRNHVKPQVRTSEVTPGSLTPVALESLTGLRSSQPPAPVAAATSNTVQTISDMSMAFSHLSSSSSSLEPSDDSVISGRGRRSTAYRGTRRRREDERIARPVPLAEVKVSPPKFDLAATNFPPLPGCVVSTQGEPVLENRMSDVVRGLYRDKTEQANKEATVSQGSGQASVTEEAVAVSSPALVAAKPSAQPLGPSNPSATRQEKRVERAEIPAPKATPCASVQTTVNASPSTQPVPSSRPQPSAASTPAMPSMPAPVTATIPTPAQEPRKLSYAEVCQRPPKDPPPVAPAPAASGAVPGQPLRELRVNKAEETGSSSGPGDKHEKGHDREGGWECKESRPPRERDSQGYYRSNGPRGTGGLKFRDQRRPPPARRSSPQGGYRHTGKEQNIPPVSPK, encoded by the exons ATGAGTTCAGACCAGAGCGGGGAGCCGccgctgctgcaggaggaggctgaTCCGGGACCGAAGACCGGTGGGAAGGACGAGGCTCCGCTTAGGAGTGAGGGAGGGTCAGGCGGCATG GTCACCTCTAAGGGCGCTGGTTTGAACCCAAATGCCAAGGTGTGGCAGGAGATGCCTGTGGCCCCCAGCGAAACAGTCACTAACAGCCCTCATTGGGCCCCCTCAGACATGAGTGAAG GTTATTCTGAGCCTTCGTCTGCTGGGTGCAAGCAGTACACCGTGGGATTCACAGCCCTGGATGACAGCAgctccacagcaacagctgagATAGCAGTAAATGGAATGGACCCTCCAGAGTTGGGCTTTTCCCCCGTTGAGTCCACCACAGGGACGTCAG GAGATTCTAAAGCTGAGGAACAGCCTATTTCTTCTGAGAACCTCAGAGAGTCTCTGAAGAAAGAACTGGAGTTTTATTTCTCTAG ggAGAACCTCTCTAAGGATTTATATCTGATGTCTCAGATGGACAGTGACCAGTTTGTCCCCATTTGGACTATAGCCAGCATGGAAGGCATAAAAGTCCTCACCACTGACATGGACCTCATCCTGGATGTGTTGAGAT CCTCTCCGATGGTACAGGTGGACGAGAAGGGGGAGAAAGTGCGTCCTAATCACAAGCGGTGCATTATCATCCTGAGGGAGGTCCCTGAAACCACCCCTGTTGAG GAGGTGGAGTCACTGTTCAAGAATGACAACTGTCCAAAGGTGATAAGTGTTGAGTTTGCGCACAACAACAACTGGTACATCACATTCCAATCAGACACAGATGCTCAGCAG GCATACAAGTATTTGAGAGAGGAAGTTAAAACATTTCAGGGAAAACCCATCATG GCCAGGATAAAGGCCATCAACACATTCTTTGCAAAGAATGGCTACCGTAGCATGGATAGCAGCTTGTACACTCAGCAGTCCCAGAGCCAGTCCCAGTACAGCTCTCCACTCTACATGCAGCATATCTACCCCCAGCAGCAGTACCCAGTCTATGGCATCGTACCTCCCACCTGGACGCCTTCGCCCACACCGTATTTTGAAACTCCTCTG GCTCCATTCCCCAACAGCAGCTTTGTGAATGGATTTGGTTCAGCTGGTCACTACAAAACTGGCTCCAGTTCTCTTAACATCACCCGCCAGTTCAACAGAAATCG TGTCCCCCTCTATTCAAGAAAGAATGTAATAAATGCCTTCAG AAACCATGTGAAGCCGCAGGTGAGGACAAGTGAGGTCACCCCAGGGTCCCTAACTCCTGTTGCCTTGGAGAGTCTGACTGGACTGCGCAGCTCACAGCCTCCTGCTCCTGTGGCTGCCGCCACCAGCAACACAGTCCAGACCATCTCTGACATGAGCATGGCGTTTTCacatctgtcttcttcttcctcctctttggAACCAAGCGACGACAGTGTCATATCAGGACGTGGACG ACGGAGCACAGCCTACAGAGGAACACGGAGGAGGCGAGAAGATGAACGAATTGCA AGGCCTGTACCACTAGCAGAGGTCAAGGTTTCTCCACCCAAGTTTGACTTGGCTGCCACCAATTTCCCACCTCTGCCAGGCTGTGTGGTCAGTACACAGGGAGAGCCAGTGCTCGAAAACCGAATGTCAGACGTTGTACGCGGTTTGTACAGAGACAAG ACAGAACAGGCCAATAAAGAAGCCACTGTGAGTCAAGGTTCAGGCCAAGCCTCAGTTACAGAGGAGGCTGTGGCTGTGTCCAGTCCTGCCCTGGTAGCAGCAAAGCCTTCTGCACAACCACTAGGACCCTCGAACCCCAG CGCCACTCGTCAGGAGAAGAGGGTTGAACGGGCAGAGATCCCAGCTCCAAAAGCGACCCCATGTGCATCTGTTCAGACTACTGTCAATGCCTCCCCTTCCACACAGCCTGTGCCCAGCTCCAGGCCTCAGCCCTCTGCTGCATCCACGCCAGCAATGCCCAGCATGCCAGCCCCTGTTACAGCCACTATTCCTACCCCTGCACAG GAGCCACGTAAGCTCAGCTACGCAGAGGTGTGCCAACGACCACCCAAGGATCCCCCTCCTGTGGCCCCTGCTCCAGCTGCCTCCGGTGCCGTGCCGGGCCAGCCTTTGCGTGAGTTGCGTGTAAACAAGGCAGAGGAGACTGGCTCCAGCAGTGGTCCTGGAGACAAGCATGAGAAAGGCCACGACAGGGAGGGGGGATGGGAATGCAAGGAGAGCCGGCCACCACGTGAACGTGACTCTCAAGGCTACTATCGCAGCAATGGCCCCAGAGGCACTGGGGGCCTCAAGTTCCGGGACCAGAGACGCCCACCTCCAGCCCGACGCAGCTCCCCCCAGGGAGGCTATAGGCACACTGGCAAAGAGCAGAATATCCCACCAGTATCGCCAAAGTAA
- the asb8 gene encoding ankyrin repeat and SOCS box protein 8, protein MSSTMWYIMQSIQSKYSLSERLIRTIAAIRSFPHDNVEDLIRKGADVNRMHGTLKPLHCACMVADADCVELLLEKGAEVNALDGYNRTALHYAAEKDESCVELLLEYGAQPNALDGNKDTPLHWAAFKDNPECVRALLESGACPNARDYNNDTPLSWAAMKGNLESVKVLLDYGAQVHVTNLKGQTPISRLVALLARGLGTEQEEECLELLCRAAGRFEIRRADGTLPRELNKDPQLLARLTNKVAQAPTLRSLARCAVRQSLGVQFLPNAVKELPLPETIKDYLLLRD, encoded by the exons ATGAGCTCTACTATGTGGTACATCATGCAAAGCATTCAAAGTAAATACTCCTTGTCTGAGCGGCTCATCCGCACCATCGCAGCCATTCGCTCATTCCCACACGACAATGTGGAAGATCTCATTCGTAAG GGAGCTGATGTCAACCGGATGCATGGCACACTTAAGCCCCTGCACTGTGCATGTATGGTCGCTGACGCTGACTGTGTGGAGCTGCTGTTGGAGAAGGGGGCGGAG GTGAATGCTTTGGATGGATACAACCGCACAGCACTGCACTACGCAGCGGAGAAGGATGAGAGCTGCGTGGAGCTTCTGTTGGAGTATGGGGCCCAGCCAAATGCCCTGGATGGCAACAAAGACACCCCACTTCACTGGGCTGCCTTCAAAGATAACCCTGAGTGTGTAAGGGCTCTGCTAGAGAGCGGGGCTTGTCCCAATGCCCGGGACTACAACAATGACACCCCTTTAAGTTGGGCAGCAATGAAAGGCAACCTGGAGAGTGTCAAAGTGCTATTAGACTACGGAGCCCAGGTCCATGTGACCAACCTGAAGGGCCAGACCCCAATCTCTCGACTAGTGGCTCTGTTGGCCCGGGGCCTGGGAAcggaacaggaggaggagtgccTTGAGCTCCTTTGCCGGGCAGCAGGGCGGTTTGAGATCCGTCGGGCTGACGGCACCCTTCCAAGGGAGCTGAATAAAGATCCCCAGCTGCTGGCGAGACTGACCAACAAGGTGGCTCAGGCTCCCACACTGCGCTCTCTGGCACGCTGTGCTGTCCGGCAGAGTCTCGGAGTGCAATTCCTCCCAAACGCTGTAAAAGAGCTTCCTTTACCAGAGACTATCAAAGACTATCTGCTACTGAGAGACTGA
- the larp4aa gene encoding la ribonucleoprotein 4Aa isoform X2 has protein sequence MSSDQSGEPPLLQEEADPGPKTGGKDEAPLRSEGGSGGMVTSKGAGLNPNAKVWQEMPVAPSETVTNSPHWAPSDMSEGYSEPSSAGCKQYTVGFTALDDSSSTATAEIAVNGMDPPELGFSPVESTTGTSGQPHRIICRPLPTAAVAERDSKAEEQPISSENLRESLKKELEFYFSRENLSKDLYLMSQMDSDQFVPIWTIASMEGIKVLTTDMDLILDVLRSSPMVQVDEKGEKVRPNHKRCIIILREVPETTPVEEVESLFKNDNCPKVISVEFAHNNNWYITFQSDTDAQQAYKYLREEVKTFQGKPIMARIKAINTFFAKNGYRSMDSSLYTQQSQSQSQYSSPLYMQHIYPQQQYPVYGIVPPTWTPSPTPYFETPLAPFPNSSFVNGFGSAGHYKTGSSSLNITRQFNRNRNHVKPQVRTSEVTPGSLTPVALESLTGLRSSQPPAPVAAATSNTVQTISDMSMAFSHLSSSSSSLEPSDDSVISGRGRRSTAYRGTRRRREDERIARPVPLAEVKVSPPKFDLAATNFPPLPGCVVSTQGEPVLENRMSDVVRGLYRDKTEQANKEATVSQGSGQASVTEEAVAVSSPALVAAKPSAQPLGPSNPSATRQEKRVERAEIPAPKATPCASVQTTVNASPSTQPVPSSRPQPSAASTPAMPSMPAPVTATIPTPAQEPRKLSYAEVCQRPPKDPPPVAPAPAASGAVPGQPLRELRVNKAEETGSSSGPGDKHEKGHDREGGWECKESRPPRERDSQGYYRSNGPRGTGGLKFRDQRRPPPARRSSPQGGYRHTGKEQNIPPVSPK, from the exons ATGAGTTCAGACCAGAGCGGGGAGCCGccgctgctgcaggaggaggctgaTCCGGGACCGAAGACCGGTGGGAAGGACGAGGCTCCGCTTAGGAGTGAGGGAGGGTCAGGCGGCATG GTCACCTCTAAGGGCGCTGGTTTGAACCCAAATGCCAAGGTGTGGCAGGAGATGCCTGTGGCCCCCAGCGAAACAGTCACTAACAGCCCTCATTGGGCCCCCTCAGACATGAGTGAAG GTTATTCTGAGCCTTCGTCTGCTGGGTGCAAGCAGTACACCGTGGGATTCACAGCCCTGGATGACAGCAgctccacagcaacagctgagATAGCAGTAAATGGAATGGACCCTCCAGAGTTGGGCTTTTCCCCCGTTGAGTCCACCACAGGGACGTCAGGTCAGCCACATCGCATCATCTGCAGGCCTCTCCCAACAGCAGCTGTGGCTGAAA GAGATTCTAAAGCTGAGGAACAGCCTATTTCTTCTGAGAACCTCAGAGAGTCTCTGAAGAAAGAACTGGAGTTTTATTTCTCTAG ggAGAACCTCTCTAAGGATTTATATCTGATGTCTCAGATGGACAGTGACCAGTTTGTCCCCATTTGGACTATAGCCAGCATGGAAGGCATAAAAGTCCTCACCACTGACATGGACCTCATCCTGGATGTGTTGAGAT CCTCTCCGATGGTACAGGTGGACGAGAAGGGGGAGAAAGTGCGTCCTAATCACAAGCGGTGCATTATCATCCTGAGGGAGGTCCCTGAAACCACCCCTGTTGAG GAGGTGGAGTCACTGTTCAAGAATGACAACTGTCCAAAGGTGATAAGTGTTGAGTTTGCGCACAACAACAACTGGTACATCACATTCCAATCAGACACAGATGCTCAGCAG GCATACAAGTATTTGAGAGAGGAAGTTAAAACATTTCAGGGAAAACCCATCATG GCCAGGATAAAGGCCATCAACACATTCTTTGCAAAGAATGGCTACCGTAGCATGGATAGCAGCTTGTACACTCAGCAGTCCCAGAGCCAGTCCCAGTACAGCTCTCCACTCTACATGCAGCATATCTACCCCCAGCAGCAGTACCCAGTCTATGGCATCGTACCTCCCACCTGGACGCCTTCGCCCACACCGTATTTTGAAACTCCTCTG GCTCCATTCCCCAACAGCAGCTTTGTGAATGGATTTGGTTCAGCTGGTCACTACAAAACTGGCTCCAGTTCTCTTAACATCACCCGCCAGTTCAACAGAAATCG AAACCATGTGAAGCCGCAGGTGAGGACAAGTGAGGTCACCCCAGGGTCCCTAACTCCTGTTGCCTTGGAGAGTCTGACTGGACTGCGCAGCTCACAGCCTCCTGCTCCTGTGGCTGCCGCCACCAGCAACACAGTCCAGACCATCTCTGACATGAGCATGGCGTTTTCacatctgtcttcttcttcctcctctttggAACCAAGCGACGACAGTGTCATATCAGGACGTGGACG ACGGAGCACAGCCTACAGAGGAACACGGAGGAGGCGAGAAGATGAACGAATTGCA AGGCCTGTACCACTAGCAGAGGTCAAGGTTTCTCCACCCAAGTTTGACTTGGCTGCCACCAATTTCCCACCTCTGCCAGGCTGTGTGGTCAGTACACAGGGAGAGCCAGTGCTCGAAAACCGAATGTCAGACGTTGTACGCGGTTTGTACAGAGACAAG ACAGAACAGGCCAATAAAGAAGCCACTGTGAGTCAAGGTTCAGGCCAAGCCTCAGTTACAGAGGAGGCTGTGGCTGTGTCCAGTCCTGCCCTGGTAGCAGCAAAGCCTTCTGCACAACCACTAGGACCCTCGAACCCCAG CGCCACTCGTCAGGAGAAGAGGGTTGAACGGGCAGAGATCCCAGCTCCAAAAGCGACCCCATGTGCATCTGTTCAGACTACTGTCAATGCCTCCCCTTCCACACAGCCTGTGCCCAGCTCCAGGCCTCAGCCCTCTGCTGCATCCACGCCAGCAATGCCCAGCATGCCAGCCCCTGTTACAGCCACTATTCCTACCCCTGCACAG GAGCCACGTAAGCTCAGCTACGCAGAGGTGTGCCAACGACCACCCAAGGATCCCCCTCCTGTGGCCCCTGCTCCAGCTGCCTCCGGTGCCGTGCCGGGCCAGCCTTTGCGTGAGTTGCGTGTAAACAAGGCAGAGGAGACTGGCTCCAGCAGTGGTCCTGGAGACAAGCATGAGAAAGGCCACGACAGGGAGGGGGGATGGGAATGCAAGGAGAGCCGGCCACCACGTGAACGTGACTCTCAAGGCTACTATCGCAGCAATGGCCCCAGAGGCACTGGGGGCCTCAAGTTCCGGGACCAGAGACGCCCACCTCCAGCCCGACGCAGCTCCCCCCAGGGAGGCTATAGGCACACTGGCAAAGAGCAGAATATCCCACCAGTATCGCCAAAGTAA
- the larp4aa gene encoding la ribonucleoprotein 4Aa isoform X1: MSSDQSGEPPLLQEEADPGPKTGGKDEAPLRSEGGSGGMVTSKGAGLNPNAKVWQEMPVAPSETVTNSPHWAPSDMSEGYSEPSSAGCKQYTVGFTALDDSSSTATAEIAVNGMDPPELGFSPVESTTGTSGQPHRIICRPLPTAAVAERDSKAEEQPISSENLRESLKKELEFYFSRENLSKDLYLMSQMDSDQFVPIWTIASMEGIKVLTTDMDLILDVLRSSPMVQVDEKGEKVRPNHKRCIIILREVPETTPVEEVESLFKNDNCPKVISVEFAHNNNWYITFQSDTDAQQAYKYLREEVKTFQGKPIMARIKAINTFFAKNGYRSMDSSLYTQQSQSQSQYSSPLYMQHIYPQQQYPVYGIVPPTWTPSPTPYFETPLAPFPNSSFVNGFGSAGHYKTGSSSLNITRQFNRNRVPLYSRKNVINAFRNHVKPQVRTSEVTPGSLTPVALESLTGLRSSQPPAPVAAATSNTVQTISDMSMAFSHLSSSSSSLEPSDDSVISGRGRRSTAYRGTRRRREDERIARPVPLAEVKVSPPKFDLAATNFPPLPGCVVSTQGEPVLENRMSDVVRGLYRDKTEQANKEATVSQGSGQASVTEEAVAVSSPALVAAKPSAQPLGPSNPSATRQEKRVERAEIPAPKATPCASVQTTVNASPSTQPVPSSRPQPSAASTPAMPSMPAPVTATIPTPAQEPRKLSYAEVCQRPPKDPPPVAPAPAASGAVPGQPLRELRVNKAEETGSSSGPGDKHEKGHDREGGWECKESRPPRERDSQGYYRSNGPRGTGGLKFRDQRRPPPARRSSPQGGYRHTGKEQNIPPVSPK; the protein is encoded by the exons ATGAGTTCAGACCAGAGCGGGGAGCCGccgctgctgcaggaggaggctgaTCCGGGACCGAAGACCGGTGGGAAGGACGAGGCTCCGCTTAGGAGTGAGGGAGGGTCAGGCGGCATG GTCACCTCTAAGGGCGCTGGTTTGAACCCAAATGCCAAGGTGTGGCAGGAGATGCCTGTGGCCCCCAGCGAAACAGTCACTAACAGCCCTCATTGGGCCCCCTCAGACATGAGTGAAG GTTATTCTGAGCCTTCGTCTGCTGGGTGCAAGCAGTACACCGTGGGATTCACAGCCCTGGATGACAGCAgctccacagcaacagctgagATAGCAGTAAATGGAATGGACCCTCCAGAGTTGGGCTTTTCCCCCGTTGAGTCCACCACAGGGACGTCAGGTCAGCCACATCGCATCATCTGCAGGCCTCTCCCAACAGCAGCTGTGGCTGAAA GAGATTCTAAAGCTGAGGAACAGCCTATTTCTTCTGAGAACCTCAGAGAGTCTCTGAAGAAAGAACTGGAGTTTTATTTCTCTAG ggAGAACCTCTCTAAGGATTTATATCTGATGTCTCAGATGGACAGTGACCAGTTTGTCCCCATTTGGACTATAGCCAGCATGGAAGGCATAAAAGTCCTCACCACTGACATGGACCTCATCCTGGATGTGTTGAGAT CCTCTCCGATGGTACAGGTGGACGAGAAGGGGGAGAAAGTGCGTCCTAATCACAAGCGGTGCATTATCATCCTGAGGGAGGTCCCTGAAACCACCCCTGTTGAG GAGGTGGAGTCACTGTTCAAGAATGACAACTGTCCAAAGGTGATAAGTGTTGAGTTTGCGCACAACAACAACTGGTACATCACATTCCAATCAGACACAGATGCTCAGCAG GCATACAAGTATTTGAGAGAGGAAGTTAAAACATTTCAGGGAAAACCCATCATG GCCAGGATAAAGGCCATCAACACATTCTTTGCAAAGAATGGCTACCGTAGCATGGATAGCAGCTTGTACACTCAGCAGTCCCAGAGCCAGTCCCAGTACAGCTCTCCACTCTACATGCAGCATATCTACCCCCAGCAGCAGTACCCAGTCTATGGCATCGTACCTCCCACCTGGACGCCTTCGCCCACACCGTATTTTGAAACTCCTCTG GCTCCATTCCCCAACAGCAGCTTTGTGAATGGATTTGGTTCAGCTGGTCACTACAAAACTGGCTCCAGTTCTCTTAACATCACCCGCCAGTTCAACAGAAATCG TGTCCCCCTCTATTCAAGAAAGAATGTAATAAATGCCTTCAG AAACCATGTGAAGCCGCAGGTGAGGACAAGTGAGGTCACCCCAGGGTCCCTAACTCCTGTTGCCTTGGAGAGTCTGACTGGACTGCGCAGCTCACAGCCTCCTGCTCCTGTGGCTGCCGCCACCAGCAACACAGTCCAGACCATCTCTGACATGAGCATGGCGTTTTCacatctgtcttcttcttcctcctctttggAACCAAGCGACGACAGTGTCATATCAGGACGTGGACG ACGGAGCACAGCCTACAGAGGAACACGGAGGAGGCGAGAAGATGAACGAATTGCA AGGCCTGTACCACTAGCAGAGGTCAAGGTTTCTCCACCCAAGTTTGACTTGGCTGCCACCAATTTCCCACCTCTGCCAGGCTGTGTGGTCAGTACACAGGGAGAGCCAGTGCTCGAAAACCGAATGTCAGACGTTGTACGCGGTTTGTACAGAGACAAG ACAGAACAGGCCAATAAAGAAGCCACTGTGAGTCAAGGTTCAGGCCAAGCCTCAGTTACAGAGGAGGCTGTGGCTGTGTCCAGTCCTGCCCTGGTAGCAGCAAAGCCTTCTGCACAACCACTAGGACCCTCGAACCCCAG CGCCACTCGTCAGGAGAAGAGGGTTGAACGGGCAGAGATCCCAGCTCCAAAAGCGACCCCATGTGCATCTGTTCAGACTACTGTCAATGCCTCCCCTTCCACACAGCCTGTGCCCAGCTCCAGGCCTCAGCCCTCTGCTGCATCCACGCCAGCAATGCCCAGCATGCCAGCCCCTGTTACAGCCACTATTCCTACCCCTGCACAG GAGCCACGTAAGCTCAGCTACGCAGAGGTGTGCCAACGACCACCCAAGGATCCCCCTCCTGTGGCCCCTGCTCCAGCTGCCTCCGGTGCCGTGCCGGGCCAGCCTTTGCGTGAGTTGCGTGTAAACAAGGCAGAGGAGACTGGCTCCAGCAGTGGTCCTGGAGACAAGCATGAGAAAGGCCACGACAGGGAGGGGGGATGGGAATGCAAGGAGAGCCGGCCACCACGTGAACGTGACTCTCAAGGCTACTATCGCAGCAATGGCCCCAGAGGCACTGGGGGCCTCAAGTTCCGGGACCAGAGACGCCCACCTCCAGCCCGACGCAGCTCCCCCCAGGGAGGCTATAGGCACACTGGCAAAGAGCAGAATATCCCACCAGTATCGCCAAAGTAA